The Halobellus sp. MBLA0158 genome has a window encoding:
- a CDS encoding 2Fe-2S iron-sulfur cluster-binding protein gives MVEINFVGLGLGVTLTLLAVALHYARGTGWTPTGDISQEVLDERASTLPETDFPEPMNRSIGGGAAPAGAVAGGEEGAELEEGGEAEESSPADIPEDEIEYYEVEFAKQGETIELANNEPILDQGEDHGWDLPYACRQGQCVSCAGQITSGGNSEDYVEHDNQQMLDDAELDEGYTLTCVAYPRADFTIETGEAP, from the coding sequence ATGGTCGAAATCAACTTCGTGGGGCTGGGTCTCGGGGTGACCCTGACGCTTCTCGCGGTTGCGCTTCACTACGCCCGCGGCACCGGGTGGACGCCCACCGGTGATATCTCCCAGGAGGTGCTCGACGAGCGCGCGAGCACCCTGCCGGAGACGGACTTCCCGGAGCCGATGAACCGATCCATCGGCGGCGGCGCGGCGCCCGCGGGAGCGGTCGCCGGCGGCGAGGAGGGCGCCGAACTCGAAGAGGGCGGCGAGGCCGAGGAATCGAGTCCCGCCGACATCCCCGAAGACGAGATCGAGTACTACGAGGTCGAGTTCGCCAAGCAGGGCGAGACGATCGAGCTCGCGAACAACGAGCCGATCCTCGATCAGGGCGAAGACCACGGCTGGGATCTCCCCTACGCCTGCCGCCAGGGGCAGTGTGTCTCCTGTGCCGGCCAGATCACGTCCGGCGGCAACTCCGAGGACTACGTCGAGCACGACAACCAACAGATGCTCGACGACGCCGAACTCGACGAGGGCTACACCCTCACCTGCGTCGCGTACCCCCGCGCGGACTTCACGATCGAGACGGGCGAGGCGCCCTGA
- the gnd gene encoding phosphogluconate dehydrogenase (NAD(+)-dependent, decarboxylating) produces MQLGVVGLGRMGQIVVDRVLEAGHDVVAFDLDAEAVATAADAGATPAEDLDDLTDRLGDDKRIWLMVPAGEAVDATLEELKPHLGPEDVVVDGGNSHFEASVRRADSTDAAYLDCGTSGGPAGAELGFSLMIGGPEWAYEAMTPVFDAVATGPDGHDRMGESGSGHYVKMVHNGVEYALMQAYGEGFELLADGRYDLDLESVARTWNNGAVIRSWLLELCEEAFREEGTDLGDVADHVAGGSTGTWTVQEALEQEVPVPLIYQALAERFGSRADDGRFSRRLANRLRYGFGRHEVQRREE; encoded by the coding sequence ATGCAACTGGGCGTAGTCGGGCTCGGCCGGATGGGACAGATCGTCGTCGACCGCGTTCTCGAAGCCGGACACGACGTGGTGGCGTTCGACCTCGACGCGGAGGCGGTCGCGACCGCCGCCGACGCGGGCGCGACGCCCGCGGAGGACCTCGACGACCTCACCGATCGGCTCGGCGACGACAAGCGGATCTGGCTGATGGTGCCGGCCGGCGAGGCCGTCGACGCGACCCTGGAAGAACTCAAACCGCACCTGGGCCCCGAAGACGTCGTCGTCGACGGCGGCAACTCCCACTTCGAGGCGTCGGTCCGGCGGGCCGACTCGACCGACGCGGCCTACCTCGACTGCGGGACCTCCGGCGGCCCCGCGGGCGCCGAACTCGGCTTCTCGCTGATGATCGGCGGGCCCGAGTGGGCCTACGAGGCGATGACGCCCGTCTTCGACGCCGTCGCGACCGGCCCCGACGGCCACGACAGGATGGGCGAGAGCGGCTCGGGCCACTACGTCAAGATGGTCCACAACGGCGTCGAGTACGCCCTGATGCAGGCCTACGGCGAGGGCTTCGAGCTCCTGGCGGACGGCCGCTACGACCTCGACCTGGAGTCGGTCGCCCGCACCTGGAACAACGGCGCGGTCATCCGCTCGTGGCTGCTCGAACTCTGCGAGGAGGCCTTCCGCGAGGAGGGTACCGACCTCGGCGACGTCGCCGACCACGTCGCGGGCGGGTCGACCGGCACCTGGACCGTCCAGGAGGCGCTCGAACAGGAGGTGCCGGTCCCGCTCATCTACCAGGCGCTCGCCGAGCGCTTCGGCAGCCGCGCCGACGACGGACGGTTCAGCCGGCGGCTCGCGAACCGCCTGCGCTACGGCTTCGGCCGCCACGAAGTACAGCGGCGCGAGGAGTGA
- a CDS encoding ATP-grasp domain-containing protein yields MTDIALATSADLPSLIDDDADFVAALRDRGADPEPVVWSDESVAWGDYDAVVVRSIWDYYRHPEAFAAWVDRLDTASSAVWNPPATLRWNGHKRYLRDLAERGIPVLETEYVERGTDVALADVFDARGWDEAVVKPAVSAGAFETKRIPKGDADAEQDWLSDLLARRDVLIQRYAPEIVRGELSLVYFDGEYSHAVRKEPERGDFRVQSEHGGRVAAASPRAEIKAQGRRVVEAVTAELNGERPLYARVDGIERDGTFRLIEVELVEPELFFRADPDAAGRLADALVGRL; encoded by the coding sequence GTGACCGACATCGCCCTCGCTACCTCCGCGGATCTGCCCTCGCTCATCGACGACGACGCGGACTTCGTCGCCGCGCTCCGCGACCGCGGAGCCGATCCCGAGCCCGTCGTCTGGTCCGACGAGTCGGTCGCGTGGGGCGACTACGACGCGGTCGTGGTCCGCTCGATCTGGGACTACTACCGGCATCCGGAAGCATTCGCGGCGTGGGTCGACCGGCTCGATACCGCCTCGTCTGCGGTGTGGAATCCGCCGGCGACGCTGCGGTGGAACGGCCACAAGCGCTACCTCCGGGATCTGGCCGAGCGAGGGATCCCAGTGCTCGAAACCGAGTACGTCGAGCGCGGGACCGACGTCGCGCTCGCGGACGTGTTCGACGCGCGCGGGTGGGACGAAGCGGTCGTCAAGCCCGCCGTGAGCGCGGGCGCGTTTGAGACGAAACGGATCCCGAAGGGCGACGCCGACGCCGAGCAGGACTGGCTTTCGGACCTCCTCGCGCGGCGGGACGTCCTGATCCAGCGGTACGCCCCGGAGATCGTCCGCGGCGAACTGTCGCTGGTCTACTTCGACGGCGAGTACAGCCACGCGGTCCGCAAGGAGCCGGAACGCGGCGATTTCCGGGTCCAGTCAGAACACGGCGGACGTGTCGCGGCCGCGTCCCCGCGCGCGGAGATCAAAGCACAGGGACGCCGGGTCGTCGAGGCCGTTACCGCCGAACTGAACGGCGAGCGTCCGCTGTACGCCCGCGTCGACGGCATCGAGCGGGACGGCACGTTCCGGCTGATCGAGGTCGAACTCGTCGAGCCCGAACTGTTCTTCCGGGCCGACCCGGACGCGGCCGGCCGCCTCGCCGACGCGCTCGTGGGTCGGCTCTGA
- a CDS encoding aminopeptidase, translated as MDERIREHAELLVDWSARIEAGDDVVLSVEEDAHDLAVAVAEVLGERGANVVTTYDSAEVSRAYLRAHDDDFEAPDHELALYENADSVLALRGGRNTYATADVDGETRQAVSRAKQPVREARLATDWVLTVHPTRSLAQQAGMSYEAYRDFVYDAVLRDWESLAEEMQELKEILDAASEVRLVSAGTDLTMSIEGRTAVNSAASVAYDSHNLPSGEVFTAPADTEGTVHFDVPMTIEGSRVRDVTLEFADGEVVDYAADVGEAAIADVLDTDEGARRLGELGIGMNRGIDRVTENILFDEKMGDTVHLALGRAYEACLPEGESGNDSAVHVDLITDVSEDSRIEVDGEVVQRNGRFRWEDGFESA; from the coding sequence ATGGACGAACGCATTCGCGAACACGCCGAGCTGTTGGTCGACTGGAGCGCCCGAATCGAAGCCGGGGACGACGTCGTCCTCAGCGTCGAGGAGGACGCCCACGACCTCGCGGTCGCCGTCGCCGAGGTGCTCGGCGAGCGCGGCGCGAACGTCGTGACGACCTACGACTCCGCGGAGGTCTCCCGCGCGTACCTGCGCGCCCACGACGACGACTTCGAGGCGCCGGACCACGAACTGGCGCTCTACGAGAACGCCGATTCGGTGCTGGCGTTGCGCGGCGGCCGCAACACCTACGCGACCGCGGACGTCGACGGCGAGACCCGGCAGGCGGTCTCGCGGGCGAAACAGCCCGTCCGGGAGGCGCGCCTCGCGACCGACTGGGTGCTGACAGTCCACCCCACCCGCTCGCTCGCCCAGCAGGCCGGGATGTCCTACGAGGCGTATCGGGACTTCGTCTACGACGCCGTCCTCCGCGACTGGGAGTCGCTGGCCGAGGAGATGCAGGAACTGAAGGAGATCCTCGACGCCGCCAGCGAGGTCCGACTGGTCTCGGCCGGGACCGACCTCACGATGTCGATCGAGGGCCGAACGGCCGTCAACTCCGCCGCCTCGGTCGCCTACGACTCCCATAATCTCCCCTCCGGCGAGGTCTTCACCGCGCCCGCCGACACCGAGGGGACGGTCCACTTCGACGTGCCGATGACGATCGAGGGCTCGCGCGTGCGCGACGTGACGCTCGAATTCGCGGACGGCGAGGTCGTCGACTACGCGGCCGACGTCGGCGAGGCGGCGATCGCGGACGTCCTCGACACCGACGAGGGGGCCCGTCGCCTCGGCGAACTCGGGATCGGGATGAACCGCGGCATCGACCGCGTCACCGAGAACATCCTCTTCGACGAGAAGATGGGCGATACGGTACATCTCGCGCTCGGGCGCGCGTACGAGGCCTGTCTGCCCGAGGGCGAGTCGGGCAACGACTCGGCCGTCCACGTCGACCTCATCACCGACGTGAGCGAGGACTCGCGGATCGAAGTCGACGGCGAGGTCGTCCAGCGGAACGGCCGCTTCCGCTGGGAGGACGGCTTCGAGTCCGCGTAG
- a CDS encoding 30S ribosomal protein S6e, whose translation MAEFKVVVSDETGDTQQFEVDGQDANRFLGRELGDEVDGGAVGLDGYTLELTGGSDEAGRPMRADVAGANLKELLLEGGVGYNPSRDGERKRITVRGRQVSEATAQVNASLVDGTFGDDEDETEAEDEAEAAEDDADEADADEDEDEDEDTEE comes from the coding sequence ATGGCTGAATTCAAAGTCGTCGTCTCCGACGAGACCGGAGACACCCAGCAGTTCGAGGTCGACGGACAGGACGCGAACCGATTCCTCGGTCGCGAGCTCGGCGACGAGGTCGACGGCGGCGCCGTCGGCCTCGACGGCTACACGCTCGAACTCACCGGCGGCTCCGACGAAGCGGGCCGTCCGATGCGCGCCGACGTCGCCGGCGCGAACCTGAAGGAGCTCCTCCTCGAAGGCGGGGTCGGTTACAACCCCTCCCGCGACGGCGAGCGCAAGCGCATCACCGTCCGGGGCCGGCAGGTCTCCGAGGCGACCGCGCAGGTGAACGCCTCGCTCGTCGACGGCACGTTCGGCGACGACGAAGACGAGACCGAAGCCGAGGACGAAGCGGAAGCGGCCGAGGACGACGCCGACGAGGCTGACGCCGACGAAGACGAAGACGAAGACGAAGACACCGAAGAGTAG
- a CDS encoding DUF7112 family protein, with translation MAERVPSDHDSVTSFRASVARSGGTRRPCLRLPDDAAVAEGDVVRLLLDGTTTFARVSADSRGLLVRGAYDNERLAREPREGENRLVEWCERHDRGPDDAVELDELDPGYCYGLREPGDRVVYDVPARPNESLRDIASSFRD, from the coding sequence GTGGCCGAGCGCGTCCCGAGCGATCACGACTCCGTGACCTCCTTCCGGGCGAGCGTCGCCCGCAGCGGCGGGACTCGCCGTCCCTGCCTCCGGCTCCCCGACGACGCCGCGGTCGCAGAGGGTGACGTCGTCCGCCTGCTGCTCGACGGCACCACTACCTTTGCCCGGGTGAGCGCCGACTCCCGCGGCCTCCTCGTCCGCGGCGCCTACGACAACGAGCGACTGGCCCGCGAGCCCCGCGAGGGCGAGAACCGCCTCGTCGAGTGGTGCGAGCGCCACGACCGCGGCCCCGACGACGCCGTCGAACTCGACGAACTCGATCCCGGCTACTGCTACGGCCTCCGCGAGCCCGGCGACCGCGTGGTCTACGACGTCCCGGCCCGTCCGAACGAGTCGCTCCGGGACATCGCCTCTTCCTTCCGCGACTGA
- the pepF gene encoding oligoendopeptidase F — protein sequence MSQVPERDAIDPEYKWDLTDIYPDDEAWEAAYEAVSDRVDELREYEGHVTDDPETLLELLELREEILREVSKVTSYASLRSAEDTRNQEYQALQAKAESLSSSARSAVSYLDPEIQEFDEDEVEAFIDAEPALAAYEHYFDDVLRTKPHTRSAEVEELLAELGEIAGASSDIYGMLSNADMTFPTVERPDGESVEITQGNFTKLQKHPDRDFRREVYESFYEEWADVRNAVGTSLKNSVKKDVKYARARNYDTARQAALDGPNVPVEVYDTLVETVRDNLDSLHRHAELKREALGFDDLRMWDLYMSLTGDEGPEIPYERATEYIVESVAPLGEAYQSRVREGLDARWVDVYENRGKRSGAFSAGTYDTQPFILMNYQDDISSMFTLAHELGHSLHSELAKDAQPWQYADYTIFVAEVASTVNETLLTHHLLETVEDDDLRMHVLDEYLERFRSTLFRQTMFADFELRIHEIAEDDGALTPDRFDELYRDLKGEFYAPAELDDHIAREWMRIPHFYYNYYVYQYATGISAAVAIVDRILDDGEDAADAYREALALGGSEYPMDVLRTAGVEMTDSAPIESAISVYDDYLDRMAELL from the coding sequence ATGAGTCAGGTTCCCGAGCGCGACGCCATCGACCCCGAGTACAAGTGGGACCTCACGGACATCTACCCGGACGACGAGGCCTGGGAGGCGGCCTACGAGGCCGTTTCCGACCGCGTCGACGAGCTCCGCGAGTACGAGGGCCACGTGACCGACGACCCCGAGACGCTGCTGGAGCTGCTCGAACTCCGCGAGGAGATCCTCCGGGAGGTCTCGAAGGTCACGAGCTACGCGAGCCTCCGGAGCGCCGAGGACACCCGGAATCAGGAGTACCAGGCGCTCCAGGCGAAGGCCGAGTCGCTGTCGTCGTCGGCGCGCTCTGCGGTCAGCTACCTCGATCCCGAGATTCAGGAGTTCGACGAGGACGAGGTCGAGGCGTTCATCGACGCCGAGCCCGCCCTCGCCGCGTACGAACACTACTTCGACGACGTGTTGCGGACGAAGCCCCACACCCGCTCGGCGGAGGTCGAAGAGCTCCTGGCCGAACTCGGGGAGATCGCGGGCGCGTCCTCCGACATCTACGGGATGCTCTCGAACGCGGATATGACGTTCCCGACCGTCGAGCGCCCGGACGGCGAATCGGTGGAGATCACCCAGGGCAACTTCACGAAGCTCCAGAAGCACCCCGACCGCGACTTCCGCCGCGAGGTCTACGAGTCCTTCTACGAGGAGTGGGCCGACGTCCGCAACGCCGTCGGCACGTCGCTGAAGAACAGCGTGAAGAAGGACGTGAAGTACGCCCGAGCGCGGAACTACGACACCGCCCGCCAGGCCGCCCTCGACGGGCCGAACGTCCCGGTCGAGGTCTACGACACGCTCGTCGAGACGGTCCGGGACAACCTCGACAGCCTCCACCGCCACGCCGAACTCAAGCGGGAGGCCCTCGGCTTCGATGACCTCCGGATGTGGGACCTGTATATGTCGCTGACGGGCGACGAGGGACCGGAGATCCCCTACGAGCGGGCGACCGAGTACATCGTCGAGTCGGTGGCGCCGCTCGGCGAGGCCTATCAGTCGCGCGTCCGCGAGGGGCTCGACGCCCGATGGGTCGACGTCTACGAGAACCGCGGGAAGCGCTCGGGGGCCTTCTCGGCGGGCACCTACGACACCCAGCCGTTCATCCTGATGAACTACCAGGACGACATCTCCTCGATGTTCACGCTGGCGCACGAGCTGGGCCACTCGCTGCACTCCGAACTCGCGAAGGACGCCCAGCCGTGGCAGTACGCCGACTATACGATCTTCGTCGCGGAGGTCGCCTCGACGGTCAACGAGACGCTCCTCACGCATCACCTCCTGGAGACCGTCGAGGACGACGATCTCCGGATGCACGTCCTCGACGAGTACCTGGAGCGGTTCCGCTCGACGCTCTTCCGACAGACGATGTTCGCGGACTTCGAGCTCCGGATCCACGAGATCGCCGAGGACGACGGCGCCCTCACGCCCGACCGCTTCGACGAGCTCTACCGCGACCTGAAGGGGGAGTTCTACGCGCCCGCGGAACTGGACGACCACATCGCCCGCGAGTGGATGCGGATTCCGCACTTCTACTACAACTACTACGTCTACCAGTACGCGACGGGCATCTCGGCGGCGGTCGCGATCGTCGATCGGATCCTCGACGACGGCGAGGACGCGGCCGACGCCTACCGCGAGGCGCTGGCGCTCGGCGGCTCGGAGTACCCGATGGACGTGCTCCGGACCGCCGGCGTCGAGATGACCGACTCGGCGCCGATCGAGTCGGCCATCTCGGTGTACGACGACTACCTCGACCGGATGGCCGAACTGCTCTGA
- a CDS encoding FAD-binding oxidoreductase, with translation MDPHHAARERAASLPLDALSTRLAGDVVVPTDDGYDEARRVWNGMVNAYPMVIAYCRSADDVVDCVAFARDHGLSVSVRSGGHSVSGASVAGDLVVDCSRMEWVRVDPDARTARVGPGATWGTVDRATQSVGLATPGGVYSETGVAGLTLGGGTGYLSPKHGFTADNLRAVDVVTGSGERITADAERNADLLWAARGGGTVGVVTAFEFELHPLDHDIAYAESWLPLDEADATLAAYRSYQRTAPAESCIFPYFDTVPSTAAFPSERRGDPALVLAGVYAGAPEHAREGLGPVVDHDAAFASSFETMSYLELQTMMDDDFPAGRRYYWKSVPLATLEDGAIETLRDAAERAPSSLSTIVLWPMHGAVSEAEADTSPVVGRDAAVVANVEAAWDDPLATERTVEWVRETCRELRADASLAGTLPNFAGGSDPDADDVYAGNAARLREVRERYDPDGIFTHERE, from the coding sequence ATGGACCCGCACCACGCCGCACGCGAGCGCGCGGCGTCGCTGCCGCTCGATGCCCTTTCGACGCGGCTCGCCGGCGACGTCGTCGTGCCGACCGACGACGGCTACGACGAGGCGCGCCGCGTCTGGAACGGGATGGTGAACGCCTACCCGATGGTCATCGCGTACTGCCGGTCGGCCGACGACGTCGTCGACTGCGTCGCCTTCGCTCGCGACCACGGTCTCTCCGTGTCGGTTCGGAGCGGCGGTCACAGCGTCTCGGGGGCGTCCGTCGCGGGGGACCTCGTCGTCGACTGCTCGCGGATGGAGTGGGTCCGCGTCGACCCCGACGCGCGGACGGCACGGGTCGGCCCGGGGGCGACGTGGGGGACGGTCGACCGCGCGACGCAGTCGGTCGGACTCGCGACGCCCGGCGGTGTCTACTCCGAGACGGGCGTCGCGGGGCTCACGCTCGGCGGCGGCACCGGCTACCTCTCGCCGAAGCACGGATTCACGGCTGACAATCTCCGTGCCGTCGACGTCGTCACCGGATCGGGCGAGCGCATCACCGCGGACGCAGAGCGCAACGCGGATCTCCTCTGGGCCGCCCGCGGCGGCGGCACCGTCGGCGTCGTCACGGCCTTCGAGTTCGAGCTCCACCCGCTCGATCACGACATCGCCTACGCCGAGTCGTGGCTGCCGCTCGACGAGGCGGACGCGACGCTCGCCGCGTACCGCTCGTATCAGCGGACCGCGCCCGCCGAGTCCTGCATCTTCCCGTACTTCGATACGGTGCCATCGACGGCCGCGTTCCCGAGCGAGCGACGCGGCGACCCGGCGTTGGTCCTCGCGGGCGTCTACGCCGGCGCGCCGGAACACGCTCGCGAGGGGCTCGGCCCCGTTGTCGACCACGACGCGGCGTTCGCGTCGTCGTTCGAGACGATGTCGTACCTGGAGCTCCAGACGATGATGGACGACGACTTCCCCGCGGGCCGGCGCTACTACTGGAAGTCGGTCCCGCTCGCGACGCTCGAAGACGGGGCTATCGAGACGTTGCGGGACGCGGCCGAGCGTGCGCCCTCGTCGCTGTCGACGATCGTCCTCTGGCCGATGCACGGCGCAGTCTCGGAGGCCGAGGCCGACACGAGCCCCGTCGTCGGTCGCGACGCGGCGGTCGTCGCGAACGTCGAGGCCGCGTGGGACGATCCGCTGGCGACCGAGCGGACCGTCGAATGGGTTCGCGAGACCTGTCGGGAACTCCGGGCGGATGCGTCGCTCGCGGGAACGCTTCCGAACTTCGCGGGCGGCAGCGACCCCGACGCCGACGACGTGTACGCGGGGAACGCGGCGCGGCTTCGGGAGGTCCGGGAGCGGTACGATCCGGACGGGATCTTCACTCACGAGCGCGAGTGA
- a CDS encoding aldo/keto reductase, which yields MNHRTLGDSDVEVSEVGFGAWVVGTDWWGDRTRDDAIGMLHHAIEEGITYFDTGDVYGHGESEEVLGEALADYREEVTVATKVGYDFYNHPQAGHGELPKEITGEWIRSATEKSLDRLDMEYVDVLQLHNANVDEVDEDVLETLDELREEGLVRAVGWALGPSIGWLAEGDMAIEAEFDSVQLVWNLFEQEVGNHFLETIEETGSSTSLIPRVPHSSGLLNEQVTPETGHDLDDHRGFRPDAWYETGWEKIESLRFLERDGERTMGQAAIAYLLSHDPVATVTPTFHTKEDITAWAAASEVPKLTDEELARVADLYETNFGVDRDDGMDELRSSVGGEDIRAAGIDKRATSGPRNTASSD from the coding sequence ATGAATCATCGGACACTGGGCGATTCCGACGTGGAAGTGAGCGAAGTCGGGTTCGGCGCGTGGGTCGTTGGCACCGACTGGTGGGGCGATCGGACTCGGGACGACGCGATCGGGATGCTCCACCACGCGATCGAGGAGGGCATCACCTACTTCGACACCGGCGACGTGTACGGCCACGGCGAGAGCGAGGAGGTCCTCGGCGAGGCCCTCGCGGACTACCGCGAGGAGGTCACCGTCGCCACGAAGGTCGGCTACGACTTCTACAATCACCCGCAGGCCGGCCACGGCGAACTCCCGAAGGAGATCACCGGCGAGTGGATCCGTTCGGCGACCGAAAAGAGCCTCGATCGGCTGGATATGGAGTACGTCGACGTCCTCCAGCTGCACAACGCCAACGTCGACGAGGTCGACGAGGACGTGCTCGAAACCCTCGACGAGCTCCGCGAGGAGGGCCTCGTCCGCGCGGTCGGCTGGGCGCTCGGCCCCTCGATCGGCTGGCTCGCCGAGGGAGATATGGCGATCGAAGCGGAGTTCGACTCCGTCCAGCTGGTCTGGAACCTCTTCGAGCAGGAGGTCGGCAACCACTTCCTGGAGACCATCGAGGAGACGGGCTCTTCCACGAGCCTGATCCCCCGCGTGCCCCACTCGTCGGGCCTCCTGAACGAACAGGTGACGCCCGAGACCGGTCACGACCTCGACGACCACCGCGGCTTCCGCCCCGACGCCTGGTACGAGACGGGCTGGGAGAAGATCGAGTCCCTCCGCTTCCTCGAACGCGACGGCGAGCGCACGATGGGTCAGGCCGCCATCGCGTATCTCCTCTCCCACGATCCGGTCGCGACCGTGACGCCGACCTTCCACACGAAGGAGGACATCACCGCGTGGGCGGCCGCCTCGGAGGTCCCGAAGCTCACAGACGAGGAGTTGGCCCGCGTCGCCGACCTCTACGAGACGAACTTCGGCGTCGACCGCGACGACGGGATGGACGAGCTCCGCTCGTCGGTCGGCGGCGAGGACATCCGGGCGGCGGGTATCGACAAGCGGGCGACGAGCGGCCCGCGGAACACGGCCTCGTCGGACTGA
- a CDS encoding SHOCT domain-containing protein, with protein sequence MTVLHRLGTRLSAYVAAVARSPPLFGLVVGLWIAVLSAFTLANPLIAFLVTAPTAMLFWYGVLYASDRLRGTDAGESTPLASADTQRSEADSASGRLGGLFGGDDRDDAPTEERAIQRLRTRYAEGEIDHEEFERRLEALVETEGLLDGSGDDRAADRERSVARER encoded by the coding sequence ATGACGGTCCTCCACCGCCTCGGAACGCGGCTCTCCGCGTACGTCGCCGCCGTCGCGCGGAGCCCTCCCCTGTTCGGCCTCGTCGTCGGGCTCTGGATCGCCGTGCTGTCGGCGTTCACGCTCGCGAATCCGCTGATAGCGTTCCTCGTCACCGCCCCGACCGCGATGCTCTTCTGGTACGGCGTGCTGTACGCGTCCGACCGCCTCCGCGGCACCGACGCCGGCGAGTCGACGCCGTTAGCGTCGGCGGACACGCAGCGATCCGAGGCCGACTCGGCCTCTGGACGGCTGGGCGGGCTCTTCGGCGGCGACGACCGCGACGACGCCCCGACCGAAGAGCGCGCGATCCAGCGCCTCCGCACCCGGTACGCCGAGGGCGAGATCGACCACGAGGAGTTCGAGCGCCGCCTGGAGGCGCTCGTCGAGACCGAGGGACTGCTCGACGGGTCGGGCGACGACCGCGCTGCAGACCGCGAGCGATCGGTCGCCCGCGAGCGCTGA
- a CDS encoding heme-binding protein gives MPEAPPTDEGWFVLHDFRTVDWDGWRDAPEHERDRAIAEGTEYLRRHEEVTDAEEGDSAVFSVLGHKADLLVVHFRPTLDDLSRAERQFEQTALAAFTAQPTSYVSVTEISGYSTPEYFEDPESVEDRLREYMEGKLTPDIPDGEYVSFYPMSKRRGEEHNWYDLDFEERADMMETHAETGKAYAGKIKQVISSSVGFDDYEWGVTLFSDEPTHIKDIVYDMRFDEVSSKYGEFGQFYVGRRFPPADLGAYLEGETVPTSDGDESGHPHGEGHGHGHEHGSGDAHGHGGDHEHAHGDDSADADDADDEDVDIREALADMDIYAGQPHGEDVYATVLYSEAETDELFDEVEGLRGNFEHYGTHVKTAVYEARNRDRSAVVSIWDTQSAAETAAGFLSDLPGIVARAGEESGSGFGTMGMFYTVKPEFREDFHETFDEVEGLLAEMEGHQDTDLMVNVEDENDMFIASQWDARENAMAFFRSEEFSETVKWGRDVLADRPRHVFLA, from the coding sequence ATGCCTGAGGCCCCACCGACAGACGAGGGCTGGTTCGTGCTGCACGACTTCCGCACCGTCGACTGGGACGGGTGGCGCGACGCGCCCGAGCACGAGCGGGACCGCGCGATCGCAGAGGGGACCGAATACCTCCGCCGCCACGAGGAGGTCACAGACGCCGAGGAGGGCGACTCGGCCGTCTTCTCGGTCCTCGGCCACAAGGCCGACCTGCTCGTCGTCCACTTCCGGCCGACGCTCGACGACCTCTCCAGGGCGGAGCGCCAGTTCGAGCAGACCGCTCTCGCAGCGTTCACAGCACAGCCGACCTCATACGTCTCCGTGACCGAGATCTCGGGGTACTCCACGCCGGAGTACTTCGAGGACCCCGAGTCGGTCGAGGACCGGCTCCGGGAGTACATGGAGGGCAAACTGACGCCCGACATCCCCGACGGCGAGTACGTCTCCTTCTACCCGATGTCGAAGCGCCGCGGGGAGGAGCACAACTGGTACGACCTCGACTTCGAAGAGCGCGCGGACATGATGGAGACCCACGCCGAGACCGGCAAGGCCTACGCCGGAAAGATCAAGCAGGTCATCTCCTCGTCGGTCGGCTTCGACGACTACGAGTGGGGCGTGACGCTCTTTTCGGACGAGCCGACACACATCAAGGACATCGTCTACGACATGCGCTTCGACGAGGTCTCCTCGAAGTACGGGGAGTTCGGCCAGTTCTACGTCGGCCGGCGCTTCCCGCCCGCGGACCTCGGCGCGTACCTGGAGGGCGAAACCGTGCCGACGAGCGACGGCGACGAGTCCGGCCACCCGCACGGTGAGGGCCACGGTCACGGACACGAGCACGGTTCGGGCGACGCACACGGGCACGGCGGCGACCACGAGCACGCCCACGGCGACGACTCCGCCGACGCCGACGACGCCGACGACGAGGACGTCGACATCCGCGAGGCGCTGGCGGATATGGACATCTACGCCGGCCAGCCCCACGGCGAGGACGTCTACGCGACGGTCCTCTACTCGGAGGCCGAGACCGACGAGCTGTTCGACGAGGTCGAAGGGCTCCGGGGCAACTTCGAGCACTACGGCACGCACGTCAAGACGGCCGTCTACGAGGCCCGAAACCGTGACCGCAGCGCCGTCGTGAGCATCTGGGACACCCAGTCGGCCGCCGAAACCGCGGCGGGATTCCTCTCGGACCTCCCCGGGATCGTCGCCCGCGCCGGCGAGGAGTCCGGCTCGGGCTTCGGGACGATGGGGATGTTCTACACGGTGAAACCGGAGTTCCGCGAGGACTTCCACGAGACGTTCGACGAGGTCGAGGGCCTCCTCGCCGAAATGGAGGGCCACCAGGACACGGACCTGATGGTGAACGTCGAAGACGAGAACGACATGTTCATCGCCAGCCAGTGGGACGCCCGCGAGAACGCGATGGCGTTCTTCCGCTCCGAGGAGTTCAGCGAGACCGTCAAGTGGGGTCGCGACGTCCTCGCGGACCGGCCGCGACACGTCTTCCTGGCGTAA